A window of the Lolium perenne isolate Kyuss_39 chromosome 7, Kyuss_2.0, whole genome shotgun sequence genome harbors these coding sequences:
- the LOC127314966 gene encoding uncharacterized protein: MAGAKIEDNITEAYRRQYGKKTDGKNMGAEIKKPGTGRSNGKGNGRSTGKASSSRKPGPSWEIKMETTMKRMMQDFKRDMMEELPERCAKDVVKLLNKSGVRYKPSAETLSDQYCYDEGCGSYLNGVLERKEFVYDKKSDTRSVSLPKEDVHKVSKEDNKEEDYITPARTKCDFIGDGTPDNPWQVAEDFKEASSSEVPSNIFEPALKNMNKEDEHKEAASEGSKSVNSATGKNEDVNGKRKRKLPLKLQYPYIIENRTKRQPRKKPTPAIATPSTNDVEIPQDSTALTAEHIAAAELFVQLCCKSEVIDAYIGDLSHRVGDDRYLCAAWRSSFLLEAHRKGHKTKNNNKNNDLLARQQISADIQEYNKSTSGFFPDVIAWDIKSYDMPQQKDGNSCGLFVLQCMEHWDGDKWNKEISQEMINGSRNLINAQIVLATSNLLETVKTKVVRISKRFTK, from the exons ATGGCCGGGGCAAAG ATTGAAGATAACATCACAGAGGCATATAGGCGACAGTATGGGAAGAAAACAGATGGAAAAAACATGGGTGCAGAAATTAAAAAACCGGGTACTGGAAGGAGCAATGGAAAGGGCAATGGAAGGAGCACTGGGAAGGCTAGTAGCTCGAGAAAACCCGGCCCGTCGTGGGAAATAAAGATGGAAACCACCATGAAGAGGATGATGCAGGATTTTAAGAGGGATATGATGGAAGAACTACCAGAGAGATGCGCGAAG GATGTTGTCAAATTATTAAACAAATCAGGTGTTAGGTACAAGCCATCCGCGGAAACACTTTCAGATCAGTACTGTTATGACGAAGGCTGCGGATCTTACCTCAACGGAGTACTTGAACGGAAAGAATTTGTTTACGACAAAAAAAGTGACACCCGGAGTGTGTCATTACCTAAAGAAGATGTTCACAAG GTGTCGAAAGAGGACAATAAAGAAGAGGATTACATAACACCTGCAAGGACCAAGTGTGACTTCATAGGGGATGGCACGCCAGACAATCCATGGCAAGTTGCTGAAGATTTTAAGGAGGCCTCTTCATCGGAGGTGCCATCAAATATTTTTGAACCTGCCCTCAAAAATATGAACAAAGAAGACGAACACAAAGAGGCTGCCTCAGAAGGATCAAAAAGCGTCAACAGTGCAACCGGCAAGAATGAAGATGTAAATGGAAAGAGGAAGCGAAAGCTCCCTCTTAAACTGCagtatccttatatcattgagaaTCGAACGAAACGACAACCTCGAAAAAAGCCAACTCCCGCAATAG CTACTCCGTCCACCAATGATGTTGAAATTCCGCAAGACTCTACTGCCTTAACAGCGGAACACATTGCAGCAGCAGAGCTTTTTGTTCAACTATGTTGCAAGAGTGAG GTTATCGATGCTTACATTGGAGATTTGTCTCATCGTGTTGGGGATGATCGGTACTTATGTGCAGCGTGGAGGTCATCATTCCTGCTAGAAGCACATCGCAAGGGccacaaaacaaaaaataataaTAAGAACAATGATCTCCTAGCT AGACAACAAATTTCTGCTGACATCCAAGAGTACAACAAATCTACATCTGGATTTTTCCCTGATGTGATAGCTTGGGATATAAAATCATACGATATGCCGCAGCAAAAAGATGG CAATTCATGTGGCTTATTTGTTCTTCAATGCATGGAACATTGGGATGGAGataaatggaataaagaaatatcACAG GAGATGATAAACGGATCAAGGAACCTCATTAACGCACAGATAGTTCTAGCAACTTCAAATCTGTTAGAGACGGTGAAAACGAAGGTTGTCCGGATCTCCAAGAGATTTACTAAGTAG
- the LOC127314964 gene encoding uncharacterized protein, with the protein MLGFGFGAPFLRCTYFGCYFEQAMDVSDLSASSMEYESGNTDEEEFNISSANYNAPREDEQSWGDDDVDESMDADGVDVEDDNVEQEEDVDTDNIQSDVVEEATDDERLDCGFVDEVLVGDNSSYDYYGDSDLETIEEPVRRRHVRFMNSFVV; encoded by the exons ATGTTAGGGTTTGGGTTTGGAGCTCCTTTTTTGAGATGTACTTATTTTGGTTGTTACTTTGAACAGGCGATGGACGTTTCAGATTTGAGTGCAAGTTCAATGGAGTACGAAAGCGGAAATACAGATGAAGAGGAATTCAATATTTCGTCTGCCAACTATAATGCACCTCGTGAAGATGAACAAAGTTGGGGAGACGATGATGTCGACGAAAGT ATGGATGCAGATGGTGTTGATGTAGAAGATGATAATGTAGAGCAAGAAGAAGATGTTGACACTGATAAT ATTCAGAGTGATGTTGTGGAGGAGGCAACTGATGACGAGAGATTGGACTGTGGTTTTGTTGATGAG GTCTTAGTTGGCGATAATTCTTCTTACGACTATTACGGTGATTCAGACTTGGAGACTATAGAAGAACCTGTTAGAAGAAGACATGTAAGATTTATGAATTCATTCGTTGTATGA